Proteins from a genomic interval of Syntrophorhabdaceae bacterium:
- the rpsJ gene encoding 30S ribosomal protein S10: MRQRIRICLKAFDHRLLDQSVKEIVDAAKKTGAQVIGPVPLPTRIQKYCVLRSPHIDKKSREQFEVRTHKRLMDIVDPTQQTVDALMKLELAAGVDVEIKS, encoded by the coding sequence ATGAGGCAGAGAATCAGGATATGCCTGAAGGCCTTTGATCATAGATTGCTTGATCAATCGGTGAAAGAAATAGTCGATGCGGCGAAGAAGACAGGCGCGCAGGTCATAGGACCGGTGCCCTTGCCCACGAGGATCCAGAAATACTGCGTCCTGCGGTCCCCGCACATCGACAAGAAATCGAGAGAGCAGTTTGAGGTCAGGACCCATAAGAGGCTGATGGACATCGTTGATCCCACGCAGCAGACCGTTGATGCGCTCATGAAGCTGGAGCTCGCGGCAGGGGTCGATGTGGAGATAAAATCATAG
- the rplD gene encoding 50S ribosomal protein L4: MAVTELLDMKGAKVGEVEIKDEIFNCEVKAHLIHDVVKMQLANRRSGTVATKTRKDVSGGGRKPYRQKGTGQARRGSSRSPLMVGGGIVFGPQPRDYSYTLPKKVRRSALKSALTTRYAASNMKVLDKLELSDISTKTFSGIASALKVTKPLFVIGGKDETIEKSARNIPHLKVLRVEGLNVYDIVKYDELVMTLDALRKIEEVLAP, encoded by the coding sequence ATGGCAGTTACTGAATTGCTCGATATGAAGGGTGCAAAGGTCGGCGAAGTTGAGATCAAGGATGAGATTTTCAACTGCGAAGTGAAGGCGCATCTCATTCACGATGTAGTGAAAATGCAGCTCGCCAACAGAAGAAGCGGAACCGTCGCAACCAAGACAAGGAAGGACGTCTCCGGAGGCGGGCGGAAACCTTACCGTCAGAAAGGTACGGGCCAGGCAAGACGCGGCAGTTCCCGGTCTCCCCTTATGGTCGGCGGAGGTATAGTATTCGGGCCGCAGCCGAGAGATTACAGTTACACCCTTCCCAAGAAGGTGCGCAGGAGCGCTCTGAAATCGGCGCTCACCACACGTTACGCGGCCTCCAACATGAAAGTCCTCGATAAACTTGAATTGTCCGATATAAGCACCAAGACCTTTAGTGGCATCGCATCCGCGCTTAAGGTTACCAAACCGCTTTTCGTGATCGGTGGCAAAGACGAGACAATCGAAAAATCTGCACGGAATATACCGCACCTCAAGGTCCTGAGAGTTGAAGGGCTCAACGTATACGACATCGTGAAATATGACGAGCTGGTTATGACGCTCGATGCACTACGGAAAATAGAAGAGGTATTGGCCCCATGA
- a CDS encoding 50S ribosomal protein L23 yields MNEYDIVLRPIITEKSTLLKDAGNQYVFEVQRDANKIEIQKAVEKLFKVKVVSVRVSNMEGKKKRLGRFAGKKADWKKAIVKLSPKDKITIFEGA; encoded by the coding sequence ATGAACGAATACGATATTGTTCTTCGTCCCATTATTACGGAAAAAAGCACGCTCCTCAAAGATGCGGGCAACCAATATGTCTTCGAGGTACAGCGAGACGCCAATAAGATAGAAATCCAGAAGGCCGTGGAAAAACTTTTCAAGGTGAAGGTGGTCTCGGTCAGGGTTTCAAATATGGAAGGGAAAAAGAAGAGACTGGGAAGATTTGCGGGAAAGAAGGCTGACTGGAAAAAGGCCATTGTCAAGCTGAGTCCCAAGGATAAAATAACAATTTTTGAGGGTGCATAA
- the rplB gene encoding 50S ribosomal protein L2, which produces MSVKEYKPTSAGRRFMSGLTFDEITKNKPEKSLLTPKKKTGGRNHSGKITTRHIGGGHKRRYRDVDFRRDKLEIPGKVSGIEYDPNRSANIALIHYVDGEKRYIIAPLGLKVGEMIVSSLKPDTEIKEGNALPLKFIPLGTFVHNVEMKPGKGGQLARSAGSYAQLVAKEGGYGHVRLPSGGVRLVNLTCTATIGQVGNIDHENITIGKAGKPRWKGVRPTVRGTAMNPVDHPLGGGEGRSKGGRHPCSPWGQLSKGLKTRKNKRTNKFIIKLRG; this is translated from the coding sequence ATGAGCGTAAAGGAATATAAACCCACATCCGCCGGAAGACGCTTCATGAGCGGCCTTACCTTCGATGAAATAACCAAGAACAAACCCGAGAAATCACTGCTCACCCCCAAGAAGAAGACGGGTGGCAGAAATCATAGCGGGAAGATTACGACAAGACACATCGGCGGCGGACACAAGAGAAGATATCGGGACGTCGATTTCAGAAGAGACAAATTAGAGATTCCCGGTAAGGTAAGCGGTATCGAGTACGATCCCAACAGATCGGCAAATATCGCACTGATCCACTATGTGGATGGCGAGAAAAGATACATCATTGCGCCCCTCGGCTTGAAAGTGGGTGAGATGATTGTTTCGAGTCTCAAGCCCGATACGGAGATAAAGGAAGGCAACGCGCTTCCTCTTAAGTTCATCCCTCTCGGTACTTTTGTACACAATGTTGAGATGAAGCCGGGCAAGGGCGGACAGCTCGCGAGAAGCGCCGGCAGCTATGCGCAGCTCGTGGCCAAGGAAGGAGGATACGGTCACGTGAGATTGCCCTCCGGCGGCGTGAGACTGGTGAATCTGACCTGCACGGCAACCATAGGCCAGGTGGGCAACATTGACCACGAGAATATCACCATCGGAAAGGCAGGCAAGCCGAGATGGAAGGGTGTCAGGCCTACGGTTCGCGGTACGGCGATGAACCCCGTTGACCATCCACTCGGCGGCGGCGAAGGAAGGTCAAAAGGTGGCCGCCACCCCTGTTCACCCTGGGGACAGCTGTCCAAGGGCCTCAAGACGAGGAAGAACAAGAGGACGAACAAGTTCATCATAAAACTCAGAGGGTAG
- the rpsS gene encoding 30S ribosomal protein S19 — MARSLSKGPYLEEQLAKKVDEAKASKGAKVIKTWSRRSTIVPDFIGLTFAVHNGKKFIPVFVTEEMVGHKLGEFSPTRTFHSHSGDRKAKVAKKKE, encoded by the coding sequence GTGGCAAGGTCTCTCAGTAAAGGGCCGTATTTAGAAGAGCAACTGGCGAAGAAGGTTGACGAAGCCAAAGCATCCAAGGGTGCAAAGGTAATCAAGACGTGGTCGAGAAGGTCTACCATCGTCCCCGACTTCATAGGACTTACCTTCGCGGTACACAACGGAAAGAAGTTCATACCCGTATTTGTTACTGAAGAGATGGTCGGTCATAAACTGGGCGAATTCTCTCCCACAAGGACATTCCATAGCCATTCCGGAGACAGGAAGGCTAAGGTAGCGAAGAAGAAGGAATAG
- the rplV gene encoding 50S ribosomal protein L22 has protein sequence MEITAKTRMIRISPRKVRIVSDLIKKKNVNEAAGLLTYMPQKASFILKKLLDSAIANARQKKYVDIDNLYVKNVLVDGGPMLKRFLPRAMGRATRIRKRISHITLILDEL, from the coding sequence ATGGAAATCACGGCAAAAACACGCATGATCCGGATATCGCCTCGCAAGGTAAGAATTGTCAGCGATCTTATCAAAAAGAAGAATGTGAACGAGGCCGCGGGGCTCCTCACATATATGCCCCAGAAGGCGTCATTCATCCTGAAGAAGCTTCTCGATAGCGCCATCGCCAATGCGAGACAGAAGAAATACGTGGATATCGACAATCTCTACGTAAAAAATGTTCTCGTGGATGGCGGACCCATGCTCAAGAGGTTTCTGCCCAGGGCCATGGGAAGGGCAACCCGTATCCGGAAACGTATAAGCCATATTACGCTCATATTAGACGAATTATAA
- the rpsC gene encoding 30S ribosomal protein S3 yields MGQKTNPYGFRLGTIKTWDSKWFAAKNYAKFLHEDITIKAYLKKKLYQAGISKIEIERAANKDKRAKINIYTSRPGLVIGRKGAEVESLKKELQHITDKEVILNITEVKRPEVDAQLVAENIALQIERRVSFRRAMKKNVLQALKFGAKGIKAMCAGRLAGAEMARTEWYREGRVPLQTIRADIDYGYAVASTKYGVIGVKVWVFKGEVFQEAR; encoded by the coding sequence ATGGGTCAAAAGACAAATCCATACGGTTTCAGACTTGGAACGATCAAGACGTGGGATTCCAAGTGGTTCGCGGCAAAGAACTACGCCAAATTCCTCCACGAAGACATCACGATAAAGGCATACCTCAAGAAGAAGCTCTACCAGGCAGGCATCTCCAAGATCGAAATAGAGCGTGCCGCTAACAAAGATAAAAGAGCGAAGATAAATATCTACACGTCGAGGCCGGGACTCGTTATCGGGAGAAAAGGCGCCGAAGTCGAGAGTCTGAAGAAAGAACTCCAGCACATAACCGACAAGGAAGTAATCCTCAACATCACGGAAGTGAAAAGACCCGAGGTAGATGCACAGCTTGTAGCGGAGAACATCGCCCTGCAGATAGAGCGCAGGGTCTCCTTCAGAAGGGCCATGAAGAAGAACGTTTTACAGGCCTTGAAGTTCGGCGCCAAAGGCATCAAGGCCATGTGCGCGGGGAGGCTGGCCGGGGCTGAAATGGCAAGGACCGAATGGTACAGGGAAGGCAGGGTACCGCTTCAGACCATCAGGGCGGACATAGATTACGGCTACGCCGTGGCATCCACAAAATACGGCGTCATCGGCGTCAAGGTTTGGGTCTTTAAGGGTGAAGTTTTCCAGGAGGCAAGGTAA
- the rplP gene encoding 50S ribosomal protein L16: MLTPKRVKYRKQQKGRMKGVAHRGNVVTFGDFGLQATEAGWVTARQIEAARIALTRYVKRTGKVWIRIFPDKPITKKPLETRMGKGKGPNEGWVAVVIPGKILYEITGVPEDKAREALRIASFKLPIGTKFVARSEEL, from the coding sequence ATGCTCACGCCGAAACGGGTAAAATATAGAAAACAACAGAAGGGTAGAATGAAAGGCGTTGCCCACAGGGGCAATGTGGTGACCTTCGGGGACTTTGGTCTCCAGGCCACAGAGGCCGGCTGGGTCACCGCGCGTCAGATCGAAGCGGCAAGGATTGCCCTTACCCGCTACGTAAAAAGAACGGGTAAGGTGTGGATCAGGATATTCCCGGACAAACCCATTACCAAGAAGCCTCTTGAAACAAGGATGGGCAAGGGAAAAGGCCCTAATGAAGGATGGGTGGCGGTCGTGATTCCCGGCAAGATCCTATACGAGATTACCGGCGTGCCCGAAGACAAGGCGCGGGAAGCCTTGAGGATAGCATCTTTTAAACTTCCCATCGGAACGAAATTTGTCGCGAGAAGTGAGGAGTTATGA
- the rpmC gene encoding 50S ribosomal protein L29, translating to MRGKEFQELTREELLKRKKDIKEELFNLRFQHSTGQLENTARMKLLKKDVARIETVLRRKELNA from the coding sequence ATGAGAGGGAAAGAGTTTCAGGAACTGACACGGGAAGAGCTTCTCAAAAGGAAGAAGGACATAAAAGAAGAGCTTTTCAATCTGCGGTTTCAGCACTCCACTGGGCAGCTTGAAAACACCGCGCGGATGAAGCTTTTGAAAAAGGATGTAGCCAGGATTGAAACGGTTTTACGCCGCAAGGAATTAAACGCCTAA
- the rpsQ gene encoding 30S ribosomal protein S17, which translates to MELKRETSKRKMVGIVVKDKMDKTIVVEVEKFLKHPKYHKYTKRKMRYKAHDETNACKIGDEVLIAEARPLSKDKRWLVKEIIKKEELSAGEKEVGNDTGAN; encoded by the coding sequence ATGGAATTGAAACGAGAGACAAGCAAAAGAAAGATGGTAGGGATTGTCGTCAAGGATAAGATGGACAAGACCATCGTTGTGGAAGTGGAAAAATTCCTGAAACATCCCAAGTATCATAAATACACGAAGAGAAAAATGAGATACAAGGCCCATGACGAAACCAATGCCTGCAAGATAGGCGACGAAGTCTTGATAGCCGAGGCAAGACCGTTGAGCAAGGACAAGAGATGGCTCGTGAAAGAGATCATTAAGAAAGAAGAGCTGTCGGCGGGCGAGAAAGAGGTGGGAAATGATACAGGAGCGAACTAA
- the rplN gene encoding 50S ribosomal protein L14, with product MIQERTKLEVADNSGAKKLGCIKILGGSKKRYGTVGDIIVCSVKEVIPNAKVKKGEVVKAVIVRTTKEIRRTDGSYVKFDDNSAVIINQYNEPVGTRIFGPVARELRAKKFMKIVSLAPEVV from the coding sequence ATGATACAGGAGCGAACTAAACTCGAAGTGGCCGACAACTCGGGCGCAAAAAAGCTCGGCTGCATAAAGATCCTCGGCGGCTCCAAGAAGAGATACGGGACCGTGGGAGATATTATCGTCTGCTCGGTGAAAGAGGTGATTCCCAACGCCAAGGTAAAAAAGGGTGAAGTTGTCAAGGCGGTGATCGTGAGAACGACAAAGGAGATACGACGTACCGACGGCTCCTATGTGAAGTTCGATGATAATTCGGCGGTGATCATAAACCAGTATAATGAGCCTGTGGGCACACGCATCTTCGGGCCCGTGGCAAGAGAGCTTCGAGCAAAGAAGTTTATGAAGATTGTATCATTGGCCCCTGAGGTTGTGTAA
- the rplX gene encoding 50S ribosomal protein L24 has protein sequence MEEKQYHVKKNDLVMVTTGKDKGKTGKVLRVLTKKDRLIVEKVNMVKKHVKPTQKAKGGIMEKENPIHISNVMIFCEKCSKPVRVGKKTLEDGQKVRFCRKCQEVIDK, from the coding sequence ATGGAAGAAAAACAATATCATGTGAAGAAAAATGACCTTGTTATGGTGACGACCGGTAAGGACAAAGGCAAAACCGGCAAGGTTTTACGGGTACTCACGAAGAAAGACCGGTTGATCGTCGAGAAAGTCAACATGGTGAAAAAACATGTGAAACCGACGCAGAAGGCCAAAGGCGGCATCATGGAAAAAGAGAACCCCATCCACATTTCCAACGTGATGATCTTTTGCGAGAAGTGTTCAAAGCCCGTGAGAGTCGGGAAGAAGACCCTCGAAGACGGACAAAAGGTCCGCTTCTGCAGAAAGTGCCAAGAGGTTATTGATAAGTAG
- the rplE gene encoding 50S ribosomal protein L5 has translation MEFYEKEVRSALMRRFQYKNVMEVPKIEKITVNIGLGEALQNVKVLDSASGDMKAITGQKPVITKSKKSIASFKLREGQSIGCMVTLRRERMYEFLHKLVHIVLPRVRDFKGVSPKSFDGRGNYTLGLREQIIFPEIEYDKIDKIRGMNITVTTTAKTDEEGYELLKLMGMPFRT, from the coding sequence ATGGAATTTTACGAAAAAGAAGTAAGATCTGCCCTCATGAGAAGGTTCCAGTACAAGAACGTCATGGAGGTACCTAAGATCGAGAAGATCACTGTCAATATCGGTCTCGGCGAGGCACTGCAGAATGTAAAGGTACTTGACAGCGCATCGGGTGATATGAAAGCCATAACAGGCCAGAAGCCGGTCATTACAAAGTCGAAAAAATCGATCGCCTCTTTCAAGTTGAGAGAAGGCCAGTCCATTGGCTGCATGGTGACACTACGAAGAGAAAGGATGTACGAGTTCCTGCATAAGCTCGTTCATATCGTCCTTCCCCGGGTGAGAGACTTCAAGGGTGTCTCCCCCAAATCCTTTGATGGCAGGGGCAATTACACACTGGGACTTCGTGAGCAGATTATCTTCCCTGAAATCGAATACGACAAGATCGATAAGATACGGGGTATGAATATTACCGTTACAACCACGGCAAAAACGGATGAAGAGGGATACGAGCTTCTCAAGCTCATGGGAATGCCCTTCAGAACCTGA
- a CDS encoding type Z 30S ribosomal protein S14, producing the protein MARKAMIEKTKRTPKYGVRAKNRCHICGRPRGYIRKFQMCRVCFRLYSLRGSVPGVIKSSW; encoded by the coding sequence ATGGCGAGAAAAGCAATGATCGAGAAGACCAAGAGGACGCCCAAGTACGGAGTACGAGCAAAGAACAGGTGCCACATCTGCGGCAGACCGAGAGGCTATATTCGCAAGTTTCAGATGTGCAGGGTGTGCTTCAGGTTATATTCTCTGAGGGGATCAGTCCCCGGCGTAATAAAATCGAGCTGGTGA
- the rpsH gene encoding 30S ribosomal protein S8 — protein MNVVDPIADMLTRIRNGIMARHEFVDIPYSNMKLAISKILKDEGYIKNYKTFIDEARKKFLKVYMSYDENSKSVITGLKRVSKPGRRMYVKADGLSKLRSRIGTVILSTSKGLMTDRNASKSKIGGEPLLMVW, from the coding sequence ATGAACGTAGTCGACCCGATTGCGGATATGCTGACAAGAATAAGGAACGGAATCATGGCGCGCCATGAGTTCGTGGACATACCTTATTCAAATATGAAATTGGCCATATCGAAGATACTGAAAGATGAAGGATACATAAAAAATTACAAGACCTTCATCGATGAAGCACGGAAGAAATTTCTCAAGGTCTATATGAGTTATGATGAAAACAGCAAGAGTGTTATTACCGGCCTTAAAAGAGTGAGTAAGCCGGGCCGGCGCATGTATGTTAAGGCGGACGGCTTGTCGAAACTAAGAAGCCGGATTGGCACCGTGATCCTTTCAACATCGAAAGGTCTTATGACGGACAGAAACGCAAGCAAGAGCAAGATTGGAGGGGAACCCCTCCTCATGGTCTGGTGA
- the rplF gene encoding 50S ribosomal protein L6 produces MSRIGKKPIVLPQGTKLELTDGEVVVTGPKGSLKRGFLEGLTLSVEGNVATVKRLSDEKKIRGYHGLMRTLIANMVDGVAKGFEKKLEIVGIGYRAELQSGNLVFYLGYSHPITFPLPKGITAQVDKQTAVTIQGIDKELLGQTAAKIRGLRKPDAYKNKGVKYVGEVLRKKAGKSGK; encoded by the coding sequence ATGTCGAGAATAGGAAAAAAACCCATTGTGCTGCCTCAGGGAACCAAGCTGGAGCTGACAGACGGCGAGGTCGTGGTTACGGGACCCAAAGGCTCATTGAAAAGAGGCTTTTTGGAAGGGCTCACCTTGAGCGTTGAGGGGAATGTGGCTACCGTGAAGCGGTTAAGCGACGAGAAGAAGATACGGGGATACCATGGCCTCATGAGAACGCTCATCGCGAACATGGTAGACGGCGTGGCCAAAGGATTCGAAAAGAAGCTTGAGATCGTGGGCATTGGATACCGCGCCGAGTTGCAGAGCGGTAATCTTGTATTCTACCTCGGCTATTCCCACCCCATCACTTTTCCTTTACCCAAGGGGATCACAGCGCAGGTTGACAAGCAGACAGCCGTCACCATCCAGGGGATCGACAAAGAGCTCCTCGGACAGACGGCCGCGAAGATACGTGGTTTAAGGAAGCCTGATGCGTATAAGAATAAAGGCGTCAAGTACGTGGGAGAAGTGCTCAGGAAGAAAGCAGGCAAAAGCGGGAAATAA
- the rplR gene encoding 50S ribosomal protein L18, with amino-acid sequence MQRKQKVEARERRKKRMSKKIRGTKDKPRLCVYRSLQQMYAQLVDDSEDKVITGLSTLHKEVKAALKTGGNIEAAKKVGEAIGKKAIELGLTHVVFDRNGFKYHGRIKALAEGAREAGLKF; translated from the coding sequence ATGCAAAGAAAACAAAAAGTTGAAGCCCGGGAAAGAAGAAAGAAACGGATGAGCAAGAAGATCCGGGGGACCAAGGATAAACCGAGACTCTGCGTTTACAGGAGCTTGCAGCAGATGTATGCGCAGCTTGTTGACGATTCGGAGGACAAGGTAATTACCGGACTGTCGACGCTCCATAAAGAAGTGAAGGCCGCCTTAAAAACCGGCGGCAACATAGAGGCTGCAAAGAAGGTAGGAGAAGCAATCGGCAAAAAGGCGATTGAGCTGGGACTTACTCATGTTGTCTTTGACAGGAACGGTTTCAAATACCACGGACGGATCAAGGCCCTTGCGGAAGGCGCGCGGGAAGCAGGGTTAAAATTTTAA
- the rpsE gene encoding 30S ribosomal protein S5, translating to MVERKRIDAGELDLQDRLVYINRVAKVVKGGRRFSFSAIVVVGDGNGRVGYGLGKANEVPDAIRKAVERAKKDLVQVPVAKGTIPHEITAKYGTSQVYMKPASEGTGVIAGKAVRAVVEVAGITNILTKCYGSRNYHNVVKATIKGLALLKSPETALKQRGKLKGAEG from the coding sequence TTGGTTGAGAGAAAGCGAATAGACGCGGGCGAACTCGATTTACAGGACCGGTTGGTATATATAAACCGTGTAGCGAAAGTGGTGAAGGGTGGACGGAGATTCAGCTTCAGCGCGATTGTCGTGGTCGGAGACGGCAACGGACGCGTGGGTTACGGCCTGGGAAAAGCCAACGAAGTGCCTGATGCCATACGAAAGGCTGTGGAGAGGGCCAAGAAAGACCTTGTCCAGGTACCCGTGGCCAAAGGCACGATCCCCCATGAAATAACGGCGAAATACGGAACGAGCCAGGTCTATATGAAGCCGGCAAGCGAAGGCACCGGCGTTATCGCGGGCAAGGCGGTTCGAGCCGTGGTCGAAGTTGCAGGCATTACGAATATATTGACCAAATGTTACGGCTCAAGAAACTATCACAACGTGGTAAAGGCGACCATAAAAGGCCTTGCACTGCTGAAATCGCCCGAGACGGCACTCAAACAAAGAGGCAAGCTCAAGGGCGCGGAGGGTTAA
- the rpmD gene encoding 50S ribosomal protein L30: protein MGHLKIKWTRSTISCTDDQIATIKSLGFKRLYEEKTVKNSPEIRGMVKKVMHLVTVLEDLR, encoded by the coding sequence ATGGGCCACCTTAAGATAAAGTGGACAAGAAGCACGATCAGCTGCACCGACGATCAAATTGCGACCATAAAGAGCCTCGGTTTCAAGAGGCTCTATGAGGAAAAAACGGTCAAGAATTCACCTGAGATACGGGGTATGGTGAAAAAGGTTATGCACCTTGTCACCGTTTTGGAGGATCTTCGATAA
- the rplO gene encoding 50S ribosomal protein L15 — MKLSDLKANPGSVKARRRVGRGTGSGLGTTAGYGNKGQRSTSGGTKAKGFEGGQMPLTRRIPKRGFKNPFRKEYSLITIGDLSVFKGKDKVGIEDILHAGFIKKMKDGVKLLSDGEINFPLKIAVHKASQKAIEKIQAQGGEVEVLLS; from the coding sequence ATGAAACTGTCAGATTTGAAAGCAAACCCAGGGTCGGTAAAGGCGCGTAGGCGGGTAGGAAGAGGCACGGGCTCAGGTCTCGGAACCACCGCAGGATACGGCAACAAAGGACAGCGCTCCACAAGCGGAGGCACAAAGGCGAAAGGTTTTGAAGGCGGCCAGATGCCGCTTACCAGAAGGATCCCCAAGAGAGGGTTCAAGAATCCTTTCAGGAAAGAATATAGCCTTATCACCATCGGTGACTTGAGCGTCTTCAAAGGCAAAGACAAGGTGGGTATCGAGGATATCCTCCACGCGGGTTTCATAAAGAAGATGAAAGACGGTGTCAAGCTGCTATCGGACGGAGAGATCAATTTCCCCTTAAAGATTGCTGTTCATAAGGCGTCACAAAAGGCCATCGAAAAGATACAAGCTCAGGGTGGCGAGGTGGAGGTCCTACTTTCATGA
- the secY gene encoding preprotein translocase subunit SecY, which yields MSTFQNIGKIPELKRRIMVSFALLAVYRLGVHIPTPGIDGKVLAGIMERMKGTILGFFDMFAGGGLERLSIFALGIMPYISASIILQLLTVVVPTLEKLSKEGEAGRRKITQYTRYGTVVISIIQGFGIAMYLERMTGGGGEPVVYHPGWSFRLMTMITLTAGTAFIMWLGEQITEKGIGNGISLIIFSGIVARMPNAIASTATLVNSGEMNWFKVLVIVALILCVVAFIIFMETSQRRIPVQYAKRIVGRKMLGGQTTHLPLKINTAGVIPPIFASSIMTFPIMISNFIPNEPVKRFAQMFSQGSFLFEIFYIGFIIFFCYFYTAIVFNPDNVADNMKKYGGYIPGIRPGKRTSEYIDKILTRITLVGAFYISFVCVLPTILMMKFHVPFYFGGTALLIVVGVALDTIQQIESHLILRHYDGLVKKGQRLKGRR from the coding sequence ATGAGCACTTTCCAGAACATTGGAAAGATACCTGAACTCAAGCGAAGGATCATGGTATCTTTTGCGTTGCTTGCCGTGTACCGGCTCGGGGTGCACATCCCCACGCCTGGTATAGACGGCAAGGTATTGGCGGGCATAATGGAGAGGATGAAAGGAACCATCCTCGGCTTTTTCGATATGTTCGCAGGAGGCGGTCTGGAGAGGCTTTCCATATTTGCTCTGGGCATTATGCCGTACATCAGCGCATCGATCATCCTCCAGCTCCTTACCGTGGTCGTGCCGACCCTTGAAAAGCTCTCTAAAGAGGGCGAAGCCGGCCGGAGGAAGATTACCCAGTATACCCGGTACGGGACGGTCGTCATCAGCATCATCCAGGGCTTCGGCATCGCGATGTATCTCGAGCGAATGACCGGAGGGGGCGGAGAGCCTGTGGTCTATCATCCAGGATGGTCATTCAGGCTCATGACCATGATAACGCTCACCGCCGGTACGGCATTCATCATGTGGCTCGGCGAGCAGATTACGGAAAAGGGCATCGGTAACGGTATATCGCTCATCATCTTCTCCGGCATCGTGGCGCGTATGCCCAATGCCATTGCCAGTACTGCAACCCTTGTCAACTCGGGCGAGATGAACTGGTTCAAGGTCCTCGTGATCGTCGCGCTCATACTCTGCGTGGTGGCGTTCATCATCTTTATGGAAACGTCGCAGAGGAGGATACCCGTTCAGTACGCGAAAAGGATTGTTGGTCGCAAGATGCTCGGGGGGCAGACAACCCATCTGCCGCTCAAGATCAACACCGCCGGTGTCATACCTCCGATCTTCGCATCTTCAATCATGACCTTTCCGATCATGATTTCCAATTTTATTCCCAACGAACCGGTCAAGAGATTCGCCCAGATGTTCAGTCAGGGCTCATTCCTCTTCGAGATTTTCTACATAGGATTTATTATTTTCTTCTGCTATTTTTACACCGCAATCGTTTTCAATCCCGACAACGTGGCGGACAACATGAAGAAGTACGGCGGTTACATTCCGGGGATAAGGCCGGGGAAAAGAACATCCGAATACATCGATAAGATATTGACCAGAATAACGCTAGTCGGGGCCTTCTACATCTCTTTTGTCTGCGTCCTTCCGACAATCCTCATGATGAAGTTCCACGTGCCCTTCTATTTTGGAGGCACCGCCCTTCTCATTGTGGTCGGTGTGGCCCTCGATACGATCCAGCAGATAGAGTCACACCTGATCTTGAGACATTATGACGGACTTGTAAAGAAAGGGCAGAGACTGAAGGGGAGAAGGTAA